The sequence below is a genomic window from Blastopirellula marina.
AAGCGGCAACGTTCGGTTCTTTACGCCGCTTGATCGCTGCTGCCAAACTTTGACGCTGACCTTCGGTCAACTTGAAGTCAGGAGCTTTCCCAGGGGTAGCGGCTAAACAGCCTTGGCTCGTATTCAAGTCCGCCAGACCAGGTCCGTGCAAGGCCATCGCATCCGGTTTGATATCACCCAAGCGATGGCAGTTGGCACAGCCCAAGGAAACAAACTGAACACGCCCCTTCTCGCCCTTTTGCCCATCGACCTGAAACTGTTTCGACTTATCTTCCCCAGTCGACTTCTTCGCATCGAGAAACACGAAGTCCGCAACGTACGCGTTTCGCAGCCCGTTAGGGCCGTCCATCATGACATCGAACTCCGCCTGGCCACCCCCTTCAAAGTATTCGACGCGCAGCTCGTGCATGCCCGGTTCAAGCTTGATCTTGCCAGAGCGGCGACTCTTGGGATGAATGCCATCGTTGATGACAACCTGCTTGCCATCGATTTCCAGACGGCTTCCGTCGTCCGAATCGAGATGGAACGTGTAATCACCTTTCTGAGCGATACTGAGAAACCCTTCGAAGACGAAAGCAAAGTTGTCCGCTTGTTTCGCCAGCCCAATGTCGAACGACATCGCCTCGCCGGTTTCTTTCGGTTTGAGCTTCGAGAAGTCAGGCAGTTTGCTGAAGTTTCCTTCGTAGTAGGCGTACTGCAAGCTGGCCGGCACTTCGACATCTAAATCTTGCAGCAGATACTGAGCGAGTTTCGTGGCCTGATCCGTATTCAGACGCAATGCCGGCATGCGGCCTGAGGCGCGCACTTTCAGTGGGTCTTGCAGAAATGCAGCCAGCGAAGGAATCGAGTATTTAGCCTCCAACGTCCCCAGCGGCTTGAGTTGAGCCGCCTCGGAAGGGCTCCCTTCGCGGGGGCCATGACAGGCCACACAGCCGATTTCGTGATATAACTTTTTTCCTTCGTTGATCTCACGCGCGCGTTTGCGTGCCTCTTGCACGCGCCCGGTAGAAGCCAGGAAATGTGTCAGGTTTTCTATCGCTTCGGTGCGTTCCGCTGGTGGTAAATTCCCCAGGACATCGGGCATGGTCGCCCCAGGCTTCAGTTGGTGTGGATCGCTGAGGTAGGCCTGCAAGTATTCCGGACGCACACGACTACCGACTAGTGATAGATCGGGCGCGGCTTTGGCCGTAAGATTGCCAAGATCTGCATTGGACTGCTTATGACATGCGACACAGTTCAGTTCGCTCCATAATATTTCGCCCCCAGCAGCATCCGGCGTTTGGCTGTGAAACTGTTGGTACCCAGGAATGATGGGACCCGACTGCGCCCAGACAGGACTGACACTGACGACCGCGCAAATCCATGCGGCCATGCTAGTCCAGCGAAACAAGCTCATCATGCGTGTTGCCAATTGTGGAAAATATGGAAGGCGAGCATCTACGGTGCGTAGGGTAGGAAAATAAGGCACCACAGATAGAAAGGTTACGGGCCTATTTCATCGCGATAGTTCCCAAGTGTCAACTAAGCCCATAAGATTTATTTTATGGTTTATCCAGAATTGCAATCCAGCTGAGTATTTTTTCGGCCCCAGAAACCGCATAACGGCGTGTTATAGAAACTAGTGGGTGCTATTGCGCTGGACGCGATCGGCCAACTCATCCAAATCGTTACGAAGCGACTCTAAGGTTTCTGGCAGTGTCGGGTCGGAGAGATCGACCTGGGTGGAATCTAACTCGCGCAGCTTTTGAACGGCCAAGTTGGCTCCAAAATTAGCGGCCATACCCAGCAACTTGTGAGCGAAGAAAGAGAACTGCTTCGGATCGCCCGATTCTTTGGCCACAATGAGTTCATCGAATTGTTGCTGATAATGCTCACAGTAAACCTGCATCAATTTCACCCGAAGTTCTTCGGGATAAGACGAAAGGGGATCGTTGTCTTCCTCTTGCCTGGAACTGCTTTCCGTTGTCGCGTGAAAGTCTCTTTTCTCTTGGGCACCTGGTTCATCAGGGCTTATCGTGCTAAGCACCGACCGCAAGCCTTCGAGAGTCACCGGCTTGGTCAGAAAGCCATCCATGCCGGCAGCTTCCGTCTGTTGACGAAATTCGTCGGTCGCATGTGCCGTCAGGGCAATCACCGAGGGACGCCGCCGATCGGAAGCGAGACAACGCTCGATTAACCTCTGGAAGAAGTCGAAACCAGTGCCATCGGGAAGTTCCAGGTCCAGCAGGATGACTTCCGGCCATTTCTCATCGATTCTCTCGAAGCCTGCGGCAATCGAATCGGCAAATCGATGGGGGACCGACAGTTCGTCAAGCATCGCTCCGACCACAAGGCGATTTGCCTCGACATCTTCGACGACCAATAAGTTCGCCTTCGCCAGCGAAAGCATTGCTTCCGCAGGAGCAGTCTTATCATGCCGCCACGGATCGGTCATATCGATTGGGCTGAATGATTTCTGGAAGGGTATCTCCAGGATGAATGTCGTTCCGGCTCCTAGCTGGCTGACGACCCGCATCCGGCCATTCATCGCTTCCACCAAACGGTATGCAATACTCAATCCCAGTCCCGCGCCTCCGTGCTTATCACGATCGCGTTCGGCCTGCTTGAAAGGTTCGAAGATCGATGCCTGATCTTCGGGCGAGATACCTGGTCCCGTGTCGGTCACCGTGATATTGCAGAGGATTTCGTGGGCATGATGCCGTTGCACTTCGGCTTCGACCAGCACTTTTCCTTCGGTCGTAAACTTCAGGGCATTCTGAATCAGATTCACCAGAACTTGTCTCAGACGGTTTTCATCACCCAGCACCCACAGATCGAGATCGTTTGATACGGTCAGCTCCAATACCAAGCCTCGCTGCCGGGCCTGGTGGGTGAACATCTCGACGACCCGATCCAAAGTTTGCTTCGGATTGAGCGGATCCTGCCGTAGCTTGAAGTCCGTATCAACTTCCAGCTTCGACATATCGAGAAGGTCGGTCAGCAGCCCCATTAACGACTGGGCGGAATCATGTATCGTACTGATAAGATTCTTTTGGTTGTCGATCAGACGACCGCGCAGAAGCACCTCAGACAACCCCAGAATGGCATTCATCGGTGTGCGCAGTTCGTGGCTCATCTTGGCCAGGAAACGGGTCTTCTCCTGATTCGCGGCCTCGGCGGAATCCTTGGCTGTTTCCAATGCTTCCGCATTTTCGCGAAGCCGTGTGACCATCCGCTGTATCTGGCTGACCGCTGGCCGAAAAATGAACAGCCCTTCGCACAACAGAACAACCAGAGTAATCAACAGCAGCCCTCGTTCTACTCGCTTCAAACTAGCGACGCGGCTCTCTGCTTCTTGATCGTAGGTGTAAACAATCTGGTCCATTCCGGCCAGAAATTCTCGTTCGTTTGCCAAAATGACATCAAGCGACGGCGTAATGCCTGGCCCGTCTTGCTCGTCGAGATCGGCGGATAGAATCGACATTACCGCCTGACGAATGGCCTGAAAACTGGGCTCCAGTTCGGCATACAACTCGGTAACCGTTTCGCTATTGTGACCAGGCAAACCAAGTTCTTCATTGCCAACTTGTAACCCTCGATGGCAGGTCTCCCACAAATCGAGAGACTCCCGCAGTTCATTTCGAGCTTCCACTTTCTCGAAAGGACTATCGCTGATATCGATTTGCAGGGCCAGCTTGGTGATCTTTTGACTCAACATTCGCTGGCGTCCCGCGATGTTGATGACCGTTGAATCACTCGACTGCTGCTCTAAGCTCTGCTGAACCAGCACTTGACCCAGAATAGTAAGCAATGCCACCGCGCTCAGCGCGAGCACATACATAACGGTTAAGCGATTCGCTGAAGACCTTGCAGTGGGAATGCCTTTTCCCGGATCGGTCATAAGATTAAACCGTGCTCACGAACTCTTCGATCGCCAGCCCAAGATAGTGAATCTTCTTGCGGAGACTGGTACGCGTAATTCCCAGCATACGGGCCGCCTTGGCCTGATTACCAGATGTCTTCCGAAGAATAATTGTCAACACATGTCGTTCCATTTCCATGACCGAGTCGGCATAGAGATCGTTGGAACCGGCCTCCATCTTGTCCATGATGAAATCCTCCCAGTCGCAGACGTGCGAGGAAAGCACCTTGGTCTCTAGACTGTCGCTGTTGCGAGGCATGTCCCGCAAGGCATTTCGCAGGTAATCCCCGGCAATGACCGTGCCTCGCGATTCAATGAGTGCCCGGCGAAGGACACTGCGAAGCTCGGCGACATTCCCTGGCCAAGGGTAGTCCGACAACAGCCGAAGCGCCTCGGGAGAGGTACGCACAGCCCCTGATTGGGCGATGCGTTCGACGCGGCAGAACTGACCTACGAAGTGATCCACTAACTTAGGCAGGTCGGCACCACGTTCACGCAGCGGAGGAATGCGAATCATGAAGGCGCTCAGCAGATAGAACAAATCATGCCGAATCACCCCTTCCGCAGTCAGCCTTTCGGCATTCCTGCTGGAAGTGAAAATGAGCGTTGTATTGACCTGAACGGGCTCGTGCCCCCCAACTCGTTCGAACGTTTTATCTTGAATGAAGCGAACCAACTTGCTTTGCAGTGGCTGCGGAATCGCTGAAACATCTTCCAGCAAAACGGTCCCTCCGTGGCACTGCTCGATCTTACCGATACGCCGATCGACTGCGCCTGACAGGGCATTTGGTTCGTGCCCGAACAGTTCACTCTCCAGCCACTCGGCGTTGAAATCGCTGCAAACGACCTTCACAAAGGGACGATCTTTACGGCGACCGTGCTGATAGATGGCTCTTGCGACCAGTTCTTTACCGGTGCCAATCTCCCCTTCGATCAAAACAGGGACGTCGTGGGCCGCGGCTCGACCGATCGCTTTATAGACTTCCTGCATCTCGGGACACTGGCCAATCAGGTGGTCCGCGCCATCGATCATCGGATCGACCTGCGATGGCAACTGCACCGGCATCAGCATCAATCGTCGGCTCTCAAGCGCTTGTTGGGTCTTTTCAACGACCTTTTCCAACTGTAGCGGCTTGGCCAGGAAGTCGAACGCACCTTGCTTCATCGCTTCTATTGCCAGATCACTGGAATTGCGAGCGGTGACAAATAGAACCGGAAGTCGTGCGTCGATTCGATTGATTCGCCCGAGTATTTGCAGACCTTCCCCGTCGGGAAGTAGGTGATCGAGAATTAGCACGTCGGGACGAAACTGAACAAGTTGCTGAAGCCCGGTAGTTCCTGTTTCAGCATGCTGAACACGAATATCTTCCTGGTTCAAAGCCGTGCGAACCACGGTCGCTACGCTGGGATCGTCATCAATCACCAAGACGCGGCGTTCACGTTTCGTCCCGAGATAATTTTGCGTTGTCAATTTGTTGCAGTATCAAAGTAAATAGAGAGATTCCGCCCATCCAACTCAGCAGCTACGCACGATGCATGCAATTCATGTACCGGCGAACATGTTGAAACCCGCAGCCAATTCCCATCTACCTACTGACAAACAACTTACGACACACGCAATTACCTTAAGAATGTACAATTCACCGCAGCGCTCGATTTCTTACGCTTTGCGTGCGCTCTTTTTAGGCACGAAAAAAGGGACAGCGAACGTGTCGCCATCCCTCTTTGTTGTCAAACTTTATTTCTAGGACTGTGTCTTAGAACTGCACGCTGAATTGTGTGTAGAAGAAGTCTGCATCCCCATCGAACACATTTGGATTGATCGCGTTCTGATCCTGGAAGTACGTTCCCGTGAAGAAGTGCGAATACCCGAAGATAATGTCCGACCGTGGAGTCAGTTGGCACTTGGCCATGAAGTCGATTTCCTGACCCAGGTAACGCGAACCAGCTGGTGTCGTGCCTGGATAAGGATTGTTGGTGACCGTATAAGGGACGTCATCGCTGTTCTGGCGATTGAAAATGTGGTACCAGACAATCAGGGTCCAAGGATCGCAAGGTTTGGCCGTCAACTGAACATTGATGTCCTCAATGTTGTTGCGTGCGAACAAGTCCATCCAGCCCAGGTAAGCATGTGCCAACGGGAACAATTGGTTGAAACCGTCGCGTGGAATCGCGTCGCCAGATGCCCAGTCGTAGTAAACCATGACTTTGGGCTTCCAGCACATTTCCTTGAACTGGTGACCAAACCCGAGGGTGAAGAATCCAGCATTGTGATCGTTGTTCTGAAATTCACCAAATTGGTAAGCACCTTCCAGATCGTAAAGAATCGAGTGTTTTTCACCATTTACACGGCTACCAAACGTTTGGTAACGGAATGGACCAGCAGCACCACCACCGTTGTTTTCGTAACCCAACCAGTACAGGTCGATGGTTCCCAGTTCGCTCTTCTTGTAGGTCGACCAGACGCCGTAGAACGATTGATCCAGGTTTGACGAGTCCCAGTCGTTCAGGCTCTTCCGCACCGGACGCGTCGCAAAGGCGTCGATATCCAGGGCATCGCTACGGTAGAAAGCCTTGAGACCGTCGAAGGTACGACGAATATTGGCCCAGTCCAGTGGCGAAACCAATCGCTGGCTTCCGTACAGCAGTTCCTGACGACCAACACGGCCATACCAGGCACCATCGCACGTTTCCATCAACTTAGCGTCGATGAAAAGGTTCTGCATTTCCCAATAGTTTTCATCGATTGGACGCGGCGGTGCCGTTTCGAATTCGCTAACCGCATGCAGCATTTCGCCATAAATGCGGATATTTTCATTCACTTCGTAGTTGGCGAACAATCGCAAACGCTGCAACAAAAAGTTGTCGTCGACACCGTTGAGAAATGGCTTCATGTTTTGTTCGTGGTGATATCGAGCACGGTATTCACCACCGATATCCAGAACGCCGCAGTCGCCAACGCACATCCGCTTCAAATCTTCGCCCAACAGGCAACCGTCGTAGCATGGGTCGCACAAGTAAGAGAAGTTGTTGTCGTAGTAAAGCGTTTTGTAAGCACTGGCCGCCTTCTTCTTAAGCTCAGCGACCTTCTTAGGGTCACAACCGGAAGCATCGGCAGCTTCCATCATGGTCGATTCAGCATATTCGACGTTAGAAGTCGTCGAAATCGGTAAGGCCGGAATCAACATGTCCGACGGCGAAATCGCCTCGTCCAAGACTCGTGTTACCGGGGCGTTCTCAAGAAGCGCCGATTGCGGCGGTACCAGGTCTTGCGCGTTAAGCACAAATGGCGTGGCCCCACCCAGGCAAACTGCCAAAGCAGCTAGCCAAGAGGTTCTGGAATGGGTCATGGGTCGTTGTTCCTTCAACGAATAATCAATCCGCAGGTCAGTCCGTTTAGTGGGGTATTGCACATTTCGTCCGCGTCATTCGCGGTTCTTCAGGGTATTTGGGCAGGTTACTTCAAATACGTCCCTTTGGTGGTTGGGTTGAACACGCTGTGTCCTTAGGTGGCGTCAGAATGACCGCGCCACGCGACGCTCCGCGCAATTAATGCGCTTCACCAATGCTGCATCTGCTGACTGGGGCCGCAGGGATGCGCGGTCATTTTCTTCCCTGCGGCTAAACGCAATAGCCACGTAATCCATTGCATAGAAGCATGTTACGAAGTGGTCATTTTATTTTGGCACACCCATTGCGATTCCTTACCGTGCCACGTCAGCCACGGTGCAGTGCGCATCAATGCCGCTCATCGCTCCATTGTTGAAATCATCGCCCCCTCCGTTAATCCGAGTCACTTGTAGGAATCGAGCATGAACTGGACTGGACTTTGGAATCGCCACGCACTGTTTACCCCACTGCTCGCGATTGTGTTATTGGCTGGCTGTGCGGAATCGAAATCGACTGGCCCGAGCCTGGACGAACTTGACCTGAGTTCCCTTGCTGCCACCGTCGACACCGAGGCTGCTAAGTCTTCCGACACCCCCACCACTGAAACCGATACGGTGGCCACGCTGGCCGCCCCGGAAAAGAACAACCTGAAGCTCGGCTTCATCAAGCTGACCGACTGTGCCCCGCTGGTGATTGCCAAGGAAAAGGGGTTTTTCGCTGATGAAGGTCTGCAGGTCGACGTCGAAGCCCAGCCCAACTGGAAGACCCTGTTAGACCGCGTGATTAACGGCGAGTTGGATGGTGCTCATATGCTTTCCGGCCAGCCGATCGCCGCCACGATCGGTATCGGGACCGAGGCCCACATCATCACGGCCTTCACGATGGACCTCAACGGGAACGGCATCACCGTCTCGAATAACATCTGGCAGAAGATGCAAGAGAACGATGCCAAACTAAAGAGCCCTACCCCTCCCCACCCGATCTCGGCCGATTCACTTCGCCCGGTTGTCGACGAGTACCAAGCCAGTGGTACGCCCCTGAAGATGGGTATGGTCTTCCCCGTATCCACGCACAACTACGAACTACGGTACTGGCTCGCCGCTTCCGGCATTCACCCTGGCATGTATACCGAAACCGATACCGTGGGCGAAACCAACGCCGACGTCCTGCTTTCGGTCACACCACCGCCGATGATGCCAACCGTGCTGGAAGCCGGCAACATCCAAGGCTACTGCGTCGGTGAACCTTGGAACCAGCAAGCGGTCGCCAAGGGAATTGGCGTTCCGGTGACCACCAACTACGACGTCTGGAAGAACAACCCAGAAAAAGTATTCGGTGTGACGAAACGCTGGAACGACGAAAATCCGAACACCCATGTCGCCGTGATCAAGGCGCTGATCCGTGCCGGCAAGTGGCTGGACGAGACCGATGCCGACGGCAAGTTCGTCAACCGTGAAGAAGCCTGTCGCATTCTGGCTAAGCCCAACTACGTGGGTGCCGACTACGATGTCATCAAGAATTCGATGACTGGCTTCTTCTACTTCCAAAAGTCGGACAAGCGTCCGATGCCTGACTTCAACGTCTTCTTCAAATACCACTGCACCTATCCCTGGTACAGCGATGGGGTATGGTTCCTGACGCAGATGCGACGCTGGGGCCAAATCACTGAGCCCAAGTCGGCCCAGTGGTATGACGAAACGGCCAAAAAGATCTATCGTCCCGACATCTATCGCAAAGCTGCGGAAAACCTGGTTGCTGCCGGTCAACTGACCGACGCGGAAGTCCCCGCCAAGGATACCGACGGCTACAAGCCGCCAACGGAAAAAGGAGATTTCATCGACGGGGTCATCTACGACGGACACGACCCGATCGGTTATCTCAACGCTCACACCATTGGCAACAAAGACAACTAAACGCGTAGTGGGGTGGCCGGGGGAGGCGTAGGCGGAAGCCACCTCCGGCCCGTTACCACTATGCCCGACGATACCCACTACACCGATTCAACCGTACGAAAGATTCGCATGAAGTACAAAATCATCCGCATTCTGGACGTCGCCGGTCTCCGCGTGTTCGAGCCGGTTGTCCTGCTGTGCTATGGAGAAGACCCGAAGCAGCAGCTCAAACAAATTGGCCTCTATATCGCTATTCCGATCTTGGTGATGGTGGCCTGCGTGATCGCCTGGGACCAGATCGGTCCGCGTATCAAAACGCGTGCCGGCGAAGTCCCCACGCCAGCCCAGGTCGTCAAAGCCTACGACGGCATCGCCGACTTCCACAATCGCGAATACACCAAGGTCAGCGACTACAACGAATCGGGCGTAGGCCGTGAAAAAGCCCTGGCCACCGCTCAGGAAGAAATCCAATCGCTCGACGCCGAGTGGGAATCGATCAGCCAACAAAGCGAAGAGCTTCTCAACAAGTTATTAGCGAAAATCCCTGTGGCAGCAGCCAGCGAAAAAACCAAGATCGAAAGCGAATGGAAGAAGCTCAACGATGACCTGGCAGCTGCTCAAACGACTGCTATCGATGCTGCCCGCCAGAAGTTTGCCTTCGTCGAAGGGATCTCAGCTCAGTTCGTCTCTGCCAGCCTGACGAAACTTTCCGACGCGGTTAGCGCCCAAGAGCAAGCTTACAAGCAGGAACAACAAACACGTTCCAAGGCCCTGGTAGCCATGGCCAACAAGATTCCGGCCGACGATTACAAACAGAAAGTCGAGTACGTTCAGTTAGTCAACCAGCACCTGGAAAAGACCAACGACGAAAACGAACACCTCAAGTCGCTACGGTCAGAACTTTCCGAACGTCGCGGCAAGTCGCTTCCGGAAGTCGAATCACTGCGACAACAAATCAGCGCGACCGGCCAGAAGGCCGAGTTCCTGAAGACTCGCGTGAATTTGCTCACCGAAGGGAATCGCGAGCAGAAGGTCACCCAGGCAACTTCCGAAATGGAAGACCTGAAGCGGAAGTATGCCACCGCCAGCGGTCCTGAGATGTTCGCCTTGGCTCAACAACTGATCCAGCGTGAAGAACGCATCAATACGATCGCTGGTTCCGAGTTCGCCAAGCCACCGACGTTCTTTGATCAGATCTGGACAAGCCTGAAGTGTGTGTTCACGGGATTCCTCATCGCCACGGCCATCGCCATTCCGATCGGTGTCTGCTGTGGCATGAGCCGGGTGTTCATGGCCTCGATGACTCCGCTGATCTCGCTGTTCAAACCGGTCTCGCCGATTGTCTGGCTGCCGATCGTGTTCTTCATCGTCGGCGCGTTTATTACACGCCCCGATGAATCCTGGATTCAACCCTCGTTCCTCAGCTCGGCCATCACCGTTGCTCTTTGCTCGCTTTGGCCCACGCTGGTGAACACTGCCCTGGGGGTCTCAGCAATCGACCAGGACCACCTGAATGTGGCGCGAGTTTTGCGACTGGGCCTCTGGGATCGCCTGACCAAGATCATCATTCC
It includes:
- a CDS encoding ABC transporter permease, yielding MKYKIIRILDVAGLRVFEPVVLLCYGEDPKQQLKQIGLYIAIPILVMVACVIAWDQIGPRIKTRAGEVPTPAQVVKAYDGIADFHNREYTKVSDYNESGVGREKALATAQEEIQSLDAEWESISQQSEELLNKLLAKIPVAAASEKTKIESEWKKLNDDLAAAQTTAIDAARQKFAFVEGISAQFVSASLTKLSDAVSAQEQAYKQEQQTRSKALVAMANKIPADDYKQKVEYVQLVNQHLEKTNDENEHLKSLRSELSERRGKSLPEVESLRQQISATGQKAEFLKTRVNLLTEGNREQKVTQATSEMEDLKRKYATASGPEMFALAQQLIQREERINTIAGSEFAKPPTFFDQIWTSLKCVFTGFLIATAIAIPIGVCCGMSRVFMASMTPLISLFKPVSPIVWLPIVFFIVGAFITRPDESWIQPSFLSSAITVALCSLWPTLVNTALGVSAIDQDHLNVARVLRLGLWDRLTKIIIPSALPLIFTGLRISLGVGWMVLIAAELLSSSPGLGKFVWDMFNNGSSATFAQMFVACGFVGVIGLLLDRIMIVFQRMVSFDGAPTAL
- a CDS encoding CmpA/NrtA family ABC transporter substrate-binding protein, translating into MNWTGLWNRHALFTPLLAIVLLAGCAESKSTGPSLDELDLSSLAATVDTEAAKSSDTPTTETDTVATLAAPEKNNLKLGFIKLTDCAPLVIAKEKGFFADEGLQVDVEAQPNWKTLLDRVINGELDGAHMLSGQPIAATIGIGTEAHIITAFTMDLNGNGITVSNNIWQKMQENDAKLKSPTPPHPISADSLRPVVDEYQASGTPLKMGMVFPVSTHNYELRYWLAASGIHPGMYTETDTVGETNADVLLSVTPPPMMPTVLEAGNIQGYCVGEPWNQQAVAKGIGVPVTTNYDVWKNNPEKVFGVTKRWNDENPNTHVAVIKALIRAGKWLDETDADGKFVNREEACRILAKPNYVGADYDVIKNSMTGFFYFQKSDKRPMPDFNVFFKYHCTYPWYSDGVWFLTQMRRWGQITEPKSAQWYDETAKKIYRPDIYRKAAENLVAAGQLTDAEVPAKDTDGYKPPTEKGDFIDGVIYDGHDPIGYLNAHTIGNKDN
- a CDS encoding ATP-binding protein, giving the protein MLTILGQVLVQQSLEQQSSDSTVINIAGRQRMLSQKITKLALQIDISDSPFEKVEARNELRESLDLWETCHRGLQVGNEELGLPGHNSETVTELYAELEPSFQAIRQAVMSILSADLDEQDGPGITPSLDVILANEREFLAGMDQIVYTYDQEAESRVASLKRVERGLLLITLVVLLCEGLFIFRPAVSQIQRMVTRLRENAEALETAKDSAEAANQEKTRFLAKMSHELRTPMNAILGLSEVLLRGRLIDNQKNLISTIHDSAQSLMGLLTDLLDMSKLEVDTDFKLRQDPLNPKQTLDRVVEMFTHQARQRGLVLELTVSNDLDLWVLGDENRLRQVLVNLIQNALKFTTEGKVLVEAEVQRHHAHEILCNITVTDTGPGISPEDQASIFEPFKQAERDRDKHGGAGLGLSIAYRLVEAMNGRMRVVSQLGAGTTFILEIPFQKSFSPIDMTDPWRHDKTAPAEAMLSLAKANLLVVEDVEANRLVVGAMLDELSVPHRFADSIAAGFERIDEKWPEVILLDLELPDGTGFDFFQRLIERCLASDRRRPSVIALTAHATDEFRQQTEAAGMDGFLTKPVTLEGLRSVLSTISPDEPGAQEKRDFHATTESSSRQEEDNDPLSSYPEELRVKLMQVYCEHYQQQFDELIVAKESGDPKQFSFFAHKLLGMAANFGANLAVQKLRELDSTQVDLSDPTLPETLESLRNDLDELADRVQRNSTH
- a CDS encoding c-type cytochrome, whose amino-acid sequence is MMSLFRWTSMAAWICAVVSVSPVWAQSGPIIPGYQQFHSQTPDAAGGEILWSELNCVACHKQSNADLGNLTAKAAPDLSLVGSRVRPEYLQAYLSDPHQLKPGATMPDVLGNLPPAERTEAIENLTHFLASTGRVQEARKRAREINEGKKLYHEIGCVACHGPREGSPSEAAQLKPLGTLEAKYSIPSLAAFLQDPLKVRASGRMPALRLNTDQATKLAQYLLQDLDVEVPASLQYAYYEGNFSKLPDFSKLKPKETGEAMSFDIGLAKQADNFAFVFEGFLSIAQKGDYTFHLDSDDGSRLEIDGKQVVINDGIHPKSRRSGKIKLEPGMHELRVEYFEGGGQAEFDVMMDGPNGLRNAYVADFVFLDAKKSTGEDKSKQFQVDGQKGEKGRVQFVSLGCANCHRLGDIKPDAMALHGPGLADLNTSQGCLAATPGKAPDFKLTEGQRQSLAAAIKRRKEPNVAAWEPEQRVRRHMATFNCYACHQRDEIGGIHADLNSYFHTSQAEMGDEGRIPPALDGVGAKLSPDWMTKVLREGAKDRPYMLTVMPNFGGQNVGQLKDLFSGLDTLPEHPPIEIPETEGRIKATGRHMVGDKVFGCIKCHTFAGEKASGVQGIDMTLMTRRLNHDWFLAYVKDPPRFRKGTRMPTAWPNGKSVMRSILSGDADQQIEAIWIYLSDQEKAAKPYGVGEQPIELVAWRKAVIYRNFIQGAGSRAIGIGYPEKANIAFDANDMNVALIWQGAFIDASRHWTGRGQGFQPPLGDNVVQLPGGTPFAMLEEPGRKWPEGRGKDAGYQFLGYKLDPLNNPTFRYRFGEQTISDAIKAEKVKEFPSLVREITVEGPSTPKPLMFRALSGGGIHALEEGWFQIGDGLKLQVIGAKATIRPEHNDLLVEVPSGDQPSTFQLKYVW
- a CDS encoding sigma-54-dependent transcriptional regulator; this translates as MTTQNYLGTKRERRVLVIDDDPSVATVVRTALNQEDIRVQHAETGTTGLQQLVQFRPDVLILDHLLPDGEGLQILGRINRIDARLPVLFVTARNSSDLAIEAMKQGAFDFLAKPLQLEKVVEKTQQALESRRLMLMPVQLPSQVDPMIDGADHLIGQCPEMQEVYKAIGRAAAHDVPVLIEGEIGTGKELVARAIYQHGRRKDRPFVKVVCSDFNAEWLESELFGHEPNALSGAVDRRIGKIEQCHGGTVLLEDVSAIPQPLQSKLVRFIQDKTFERVGGHEPVQVNTTLIFTSSRNAERLTAEGVIRHDLFYLLSAFMIRIPPLRERGADLPKLVDHFVGQFCRVERIAQSGAVRTSPEALRLLSDYPWPGNVAELRSVLRRALIESRGTVIAGDYLRNALRDMPRNSDSLETKVLSSHVCDWEDFIMDKMEAGSNDLYADSVMEMERHVLTIILRKTSGNQAKAARMLGITRTSLRKKIHYLGLAIEEFVSTV
- a CDS encoding alginate export family protein, translating into MTHSRTSWLAALAVCLGGATPFVLNAQDLVPPQSALLENAPVTRVLDEAISPSDMLIPALPISTTSNVEYAESTMMEAADASGCDPKKVAELKKKAASAYKTLYYDNNFSYLCDPCYDGCLLGEDLKRMCVGDCGVLDIGGEYRARYHHEQNMKPFLNGVDDNFLLQRLRLFANYEVNENIRIYGEMLHAVSEFETAPPRPIDENYWEMQNLFIDAKLMETCDGAWYGRVGRQELLYGSQRLVSPLDWANIRRTFDGLKAFYRSDALDIDAFATRPVRKSLNDWDSSNLDQSFYGVWSTYKKSELGTIDLYWLGYENNGGGAAGPFRYQTFGSRVNGEKHSILYDLEGAYQFGEFQNNDHNAGFFTLGFGHQFKEMCWKPKVMVYYDWASGDAIPRDGFNQLFPLAHAYLGWMDLFARNNIEDINVQLTAKPCDPWTLIVWYHIFNRQNSDDVPYTVTNNPYPGTTPAGSRYLGQEIDFMAKCQLTPRSDIIFGYSHFFTGTYFQDQNAINPNVFDGDADFFYTQFSVQF